The following are from one region of the Haloactinomyces albus genome:
- a CDS encoding penicillin-binding transpeptidase domain-containing protein, which yields MRIVRALSVLAGLLLIFPVAGCGLVDTGPSAKDVATAFVSSFAAGDSAAAARRTDSPEAARQLLAQSRKNLSPKFVTAKIGDVVEGEGQRPTTVRATLSWNFGKGRVWSYETTMELVRGQEDWVVRWAPSVIHPELAAQQTLEFRTKEPNPAPILGRNGVRMMGPEKLVRVTVVPQAVGQDAAGVATSLAEGLNEVAPSITKQDIMQGIADTPADQAYSVVTLRWADYERVKPEIYELPGVRFPTHTDLVTAERDYGSQVLPTIAEHLQKRVGGAAGWSVVTRNAAGKRVQTLHHTSPKPAKAVRTTLSDRVQKAAEKAVDPLSKAAMIVAMKPSSGELLAVAQNAEADRNGVPALTGQYPPGSTFKIVTALAALESGRVDMNTPVKCPATTVVNGREIPNSHHFDLGTVPLRTAFAKSCNTTFAQIALDLPAGALTTAARQLGVGANFVIPGITTITGKVPRSTEPVQRASNGFGQGKVLASPFGMAMVTASVANGDMPTPKLVTGSRTKITDPAPEPPSRKSMKQLRAMMREVVKTGTATELAGAGSVAGKTGTAQYGDGTHAHGWFVGYRGDMAFAVLLTDAGTSEKAVAVARTFLENT from the coding sequence GTGCGTATTGTTCGTGCTCTCAGTGTCCTGGCCGGCCTACTGCTGATATTCCCCGTCGCGGGGTGCGGGCTGGTCGATACGGGTCCCTCGGCAAAAGACGTGGCCACGGCGTTTGTGAGCTCCTTCGCGGCCGGCGACAGCGCTGCTGCGGCGCGGCGGACCGACTCGCCCGAAGCGGCGCGACAGTTGCTGGCACAGAGCCGCAAGAACCTCTCGCCGAAGTTCGTCACCGCGAAGATCGGTGACGTCGTGGAAGGTGAGGGGCAGCGACCCACCACGGTCCGAGCCACCCTGTCCTGGAATTTCGGGAAGGGCCGTGTGTGGAGCTATGAAACCACGATGGAGCTCGTCCGGGGCCAGGAAGACTGGGTGGTGCGCTGGGCCCCTTCGGTGATCCATCCCGAGCTCGCAGCGCAACAGACACTCGAATTCCGCACGAAGGAACCGAATCCGGCGCCGATTCTGGGGCGCAACGGAGTCCGGATGATGGGCCCCGAGAAATTGGTCCGGGTCACGGTCGTTCCGCAGGCGGTGGGCCAGGACGCGGCCGGCGTCGCCACATCGTTGGCGGAGGGGCTGAACGAGGTCGCCCCGAGCATCACCAAGCAGGACATCATGCAGGGCATCGCCGACACTCCTGCTGATCAGGCCTACAGCGTCGTGACCCTGCGCTGGGCCGACTATGAGCGCGTCAAGCCGGAGATCTACGAGTTGCCCGGAGTGCGTTTCCCGACACACACGGATCTGGTCACCGCCGAGCGCGACTACGGATCGCAGGTTCTGCCCACCATCGCCGAGCATCTGCAGAAACGGGTCGGCGGTGCGGCAGGTTGGAGTGTGGTCACCCGCAACGCTGCGGGCAAGCGGGTGCAGACCTTGCACCACACCTCGCCGAAGCCTGCGAAGGCGGTGCGCACGACGCTCAGCGACCGGGTGCAGAAGGCTGCCGAGAAGGCGGTGGATCCACTGTCCAAGGCGGCCATGATCGTGGCGATGAAGCCGTCCAGCGGGGAACTGCTCGCCGTTGCCCAGAACGCCGAGGCCGATCGCAACGGCGTTCCGGCTCTGACCGGTCAGTATCCACCGGGATCGACATTCAAGATCGTCACCGCGCTGGCCGCGCTGGAGTCGGGCCGCGTCGACATGAACACCCCTGTGAAGTGTCCGGCGACGACGGTCGTCAACGGTCGGGAAATTCCCAACAGCCACCACTTCGACCTCGGCACCGTGCCGCTGCGGACCGCTTTCGCCAAGTCCTGCAACACGACCTTCGCCCAGATCGCCCTCGACCTGCCGGCCGGGGCCCTGACCACAGCGGCGCGCCAGCTCGGAGTGGGGGCGAATTTCGTGATCCCCGGTATCACGACCATCACCGGAAAGGTGCCTCGAAGCACGGAGCCGGTACAGCGTGCCAGCAACGGCTTCGGCCAGGGCAAGGTGCTGGCCAGTCCGTTCGGGATGGCCATGGTCACGGCGTCGGTGGCCAACGGTGATATGCCCACACCGAAACTGGTCACCGGTAGTAGAACCAAGATCACCGATCCCGCTCCCGAGCCACCGTCGCGGAAGTCGATGAAGCAGCTTCGGGCGATGATGCGCGAAGTCGTCAAGACGGGAACCGCGACGGAGCTGGCAGGAGCGGGTTCGGTGGCGGGCAAGACGGGCACGGCGCAGTACGGCGATGGTACGCACGCGCACGGCTGGTTCGTCGGTTACCGCGGTGACATGGCGTTCGCGGTGCTGCTGACCGATGCGGGCACCTCCGAAAAGGCCGTGGCGGTAGCACGGACCTTCCTCGAGAACACATAG
- a CDS encoding GNAT family N-acetyltransferase, with protein MLKLAGARLLEERDLSSVRSLLDSDPVAACMVASRVEDAGVHPLRLGGELWGYGSRLEGLCFSGVNLIPLRGDRDAMRAFASRALRRRRVCSSLVGPSAQVLTLWDELAPTWGPAREVRAEQPLLVMSEPPSGRVDDLVRPVRPDELDRYLPAAVAMFTEEVGIDPRSEGGAAGYRARVAELIAGGRAFARFENGEVVFKAEVGAMSRSVGQIQGVWVHPDRRGSGLGTAGTAAVADRLVRGMGRTASLYVNAFNVAARAAYRRVGFEQRGSFSTVLF; from the coding sequence GTGCTCAAGCTTGCCGGTGCGCGGTTGCTGGAGGAACGCGACCTCTCCAGCGTCCGGTCGCTCTTGGATTCGGATCCGGTCGCGGCCTGCATGGTCGCGTCGCGGGTCGAGGACGCGGGTGTGCATCCACTCCGGTTGGGCGGCGAGCTTTGGGGATACGGCAGCAGGCTCGAGGGCTTGTGCTTTTCCGGGGTGAACCTGATTCCGCTGCGCGGTGATCGTGATGCGATGCGTGCTTTTGCGAGCCGTGCCCTGCGCCGCCGCCGGGTTTGCTCCTCGCTGGTCGGCCCGTCGGCCCAGGTCCTGACACTGTGGGACGAGCTCGCGCCGACCTGGGGACCTGCTCGTGAAGTGCGTGCCGAGCAACCGCTCCTGGTGATGTCCGAGCCGCCGTCGGGGCGTGTCGACGATCTGGTGCGACCTGTGCGCCCGGATGAGCTGGACCGCTACCTGCCCGCGGCGGTGGCGATGTTCACCGAGGAGGTGGGTATCGATCCGCGCAGCGAAGGCGGTGCGGCAGGGTACCGGGCTCGGGTTGCCGAACTGATCGCGGGCGGACGCGCCTTCGCCCGGTTCGAGAACGGCGAGGTCGTGTTCAAGGCGGAGGTCGGTGCCATGTCCCGTTCCGTCGGCCAGATTCAGGGCGTGTGGGTGCATCCGGACCGGCGGGGCAGCGGTTTGGGGACCGCCGGTACGGCGGCCGTTGCGGATCGGTTGGTTCGCGGTATGGGACGAACGGCGAGCCTGTATGTCAATGCCTTCAACGTCGCTGCCAGGGCGGCCTACCGCAGGGTGGGATTCGAGCAGCGGGGTTCCTTCAGCACCGTCCTGTTTTGA
- the ispG gene encoding flavodoxin-dependent (E)-4-hydroxy-3-methylbut-2-enyl-diphosphate synthase, with protein sequence MTVDLGMPAAPDPVLAERRKTRQLQVGPVGVGSDHPISVQTMTTTNTADINGTLQQIAELTAAGCDIVRVACPSADDAEALPAIAQKSQIPVIADIHFQPKYVFAAIEAGCAGVRVNPGNIRKFDDQVKEISKAAKDSGTPIRIGVNAGSLDPRMMEKYGKAVPEALAESALWEAGLFAEHDFHDVKISVKHNDPVVMVRAYEILAERCDYPLHLGVTEAGPAFQGTVKSSVAFGALLRQGIGDTIRVSLSAPPVEEIKVGTQILQSMNLRPRKLEIVSCPSCGRAQVDVYKLADEVTAGLEGMEVPLRVAVMGCVVNGPGEAREADLGVASGNGKGQIFVRGEVIKTVPEHQIVETLIEEAGRIAEGMETEDQDSGDPVVTVG encoded by the coding sequence ATGACCGTCGATCTGGGCATGCCCGCAGCACCCGACCCGGTGCTCGCCGAACGGCGCAAGACCCGGCAGTTGCAGGTCGGCCCGGTCGGGGTGGGCAGTGACCACCCCATCTCCGTGCAGACGATGACGACCACCAACACCGCCGACATCAACGGCACGCTGCAGCAGATCGCCGAGCTCACGGCTGCGGGATGCGACATCGTGCGGGTGGCCTGTCCCAGCGCCGACGATGCCGAGGCCCTGCCCGCGATCGCACAGAAGTCGCAGATTCCGGTCATCGCCGACATCCACTTCCAGCCGAAGTACGTTTTCGCCGCCATCGAGGCGGGGTGCGCGGGCGTGCGGGTCAACCCCGGCAACATCCGCAAGTTCGACGATCAGGTCAAGGAGATCTCGAAGGCCGCCAAGGACAGCGGCACGCCGATCCGGATCGGCGTCAACGCCGGATCACTGGACCCCCGCATGATGGAGAAGTACGGCAAGGCGGTGCCGGAGGCACTGGCCGAGTCGGCGCTGTGGGAGGCGGGCCTGTTCGCCGAGCACGATTTCCACGATGTCAAGATCTCGGTCAAGCACAACGATCCGGTCGTCATGGTGCGGGCCTACGAGATCCTTGCCGAGCGCTGTGACTATCCGCTGCATCTGGGAGTCACCGAGGCGGGACCGGCATTCCAGGGCACGGTCAAGTCCTCGGTCGCTTTCGGAGCCCTGCTGCGCCAGGGGATCGGCGACACGATCCGGGTGTCGCTGTCCGCGCCGCCGGTCGAGGAGATCAAGGTCGGCACGCAGATCCTGCAGTCGATGAACCTGCGGCCCCGCAAGCTGGAGATCGTTTCCTGCCCGTCCTGTGGCCGGGCACAGGTGGACGTGTACAAGCTCGCCGACGAGGTCACCGCCGGGCTGGAGGGCATGGAGGTGCCGCTGCGGGTCGCTGTGATGGGCTGTGTGGTCAACGGTCCGGGAGAGGCCCGGGAAGCCGACCTCGGGGTGGCTTCGGGCAACGGCAAGGGTCAGATCTTCGTCAGGGGAGAAGTGATCAAGACCGTGCCCGAGCACCAGATCGTCGAAACACTGATCGAAGAGGCCGGTCGTATCGCCGAGGGCATGGAGACCGAGGACCAGGACTCGGGGGACCCGGTGGTCACTGTCGGCTGA
- a CDS encoding M50 family metallopeptidase, with protein MLVVLGIAIFFFGLLFSIAWHELGHLATAKMFGVKVTQYMVGFGRTLFSRRGRETEYGVKAVPFGGYIRMIGMFPPKRDEDYGRTASSAPWRAMVEDARQAVAEEVRPEDSHRQFYQRSPWKRIIVMAAGPFMNLILAVGIFASVLMGYGVAEPTTTVGAVSECVVPANAPDTRECPPGAPKSPAAQAGLRPGDEIVAFEGQPVRSWESLRRDIRDSSGTVSMVVERGGERITLTPNLMQSTQPKLGNSDGYVKVGFLGIAPTSVLVQQSVGDVVDRIGELIGMTAQKVVELPSEVPDLIGAIAGQEREQDSPVGIVGASRLGGQVLSYDEASVSARLIMMVQLLAGVNLSLFLINMLPLLPLDGGHIAGALWESIRRKFARLVRRPDPGPFDTAKLMPLAYGVSLVFIAYSLLVLVADIVNPVTLS; from the coding sequence ATACTGGTCGTCCTGGGCATCGCGATCTTCTTCTTCGGGTTGCTGTTCTCCATCGCCTGGCACGAGTTGGGCCACTTGGCGACGGCGAAGATGTTCGGCGTCAAGGTCACCCAGTACATGGTCGGTTTCGGCCGTACGTTGTTCTCCCGCCGTGGCCGCGAGACCGAATACGGGGTCAAGGCCGTTCCGTTCGGTGGCTACATCCGGATGATCGGCATGTTCCCGCCGAAGCGGGACGAGGACTACGGGCGCACGGCGTCGTCGGCGCCCTGGCGAGCCATGGTCGAGGATGCCCGGCAGGCGGTGGCCGAGGAGGTTCGGCCCGAGGATTCCCACCGGCAGTTCTATCAGCGCAGCCCGTGGAAGCGCATCATCGTGATGGCCGCGGGGCCGTTCATGAACCTGATCCTGGCGGTCGGCATCTTCGCGAGCGTGCTGATGGGCTACGGCGTCGCGGAACCGACCACCACGGTGGGGGCGGTCAGCGAGTGCGTGGTACCCGCGAACGCTCCGGACACCCGTGAGTGCCCGCCCGGAGCCCCGAAGTCCCCGGCCGCACAGGCGGGCCTGCGCCCCGGGGACGAGATCGTGGCGTTCGAGGGCCAACCGGTGCGGTCCTGGGAGAGTCTGCGCCGTGACATTCGCGATTCCTCGGGCACGGTGTCGATGGTCGTCGAGCGTGGCGGCGAGCGGATCACGCTGACACCGAACCTGATGCAGAGCACTCAGCCGAAGCTCGGCAACTCGGACGGGTACGTCAAGGTCGGCTTCCTCGGAATCGCGCCGACCAGCGTGCTGGTGCAGCAGAGCGTCGGGGATGTGGTCGATCGGATCGGCGAACTCATCGGCATGACCGCACAGAAGGTCGTGGAACTGCCCAGTGAGGTGCCCGACCTGATCGGGGCGATCGCGGGTCAGGAACGGGAGCAGGACTCGCCGGTCGGTATCGTGGGCGCCAGCCGCCTGGGCGGCCAGGTGTTGTCCTATGACGAGGCGTCGGTCTCGGCGCGGCTGATCATGATGGTTCAGTTGCTGGCGGGCGTGAACCTGTCGCTGTTCCTGATCAACATGCTGCCGCTGCTGCCGTTGGACGGCGGGCACATCGCGGGCGCGTTGTGGGAGTCGATCCGACGCAAGTTCGCCAGGCTGGTGCGCCGACCCGATCCGGGGCCGTTCGACACGGCGAAGTTGATGCCCTTGGCCTACGGGGTCAGCCTCGTGTTCATCGCCTACTCCCTGTTGGTCCTCGTCGCCGACATCGTCAATCCGGTGACCCTCTCCTGA
- the map gene encoding type I methionyl aminopeptidase, translating to MPVRNPLKPGEQTPRRPVPPTIERPEYVDKPAPQRNTDSDVQPPEVIDAMRTAGKLAAQALAEAGKAVRPGVTTDHIDTVVHDFFVENGVYPSTLGYRGFPKSCCTSLNEVICHGIPDSTVIEDGDIVNVDVTGYVGGVHGDTNATFYAGEVSEEARLLVERTHEATMRAIRAAKPGRQLNVIGRVIESYAKRFDYGVVRDFTGHGIGRSFHSGLVILHYDEPSVQTVLEPGMTFTIEPMITLGTHEYDIWDDEWTVTTRDKSWTAQFEHTILITQDGNEILTQL from the coding sequence ATGCCGGTACGAAACCCGTTGAAGCCAGGTGAGCAGACCCCCCGTCGGCCGGTCCCGCCGACGATCGAGCGTCCCGAGTACGTCGACAAGCCGGCACCGCAGCGCAACACCGACTCCGACGTGCAACCGCCCGAGGTGATCGACGCGATGCGCACCGCGGGCAAGCTCGCGGCGCAGGCGCTTGCCGAGGCGGGCAAGGCGGTGCGTCCGGGAGTGACCACCGATCACATCGACACGGTCGTGCACGATTTCTTCGTCGAAAACGGTGTCTACCCGTCGACGCTGGGTTATCGCGGGTTCCCGAAGTCCTGCTGCACCTCGCTGAACGAGGTCATCTGCCACGGCATCCCGGACTCGACGGTGATCGAGGACGGTGACATCGTCAACGTCGACGTCACCGGTTACGTGGGGGGCGTGCACGGGGACACCAACGCGACGTTCTATGCGGGCGAGGTCTCCGAAGAGGCACGGCTACTGGTGGAGCGCACCCACGAGGCGACGATGCGGGCGATCCGCGCGGCCAAGCCCGGTCGGCAGTTGAACGTGATCGGCCGGGTCATCGAGTCCTACGCCAAGCGGTTCGACTACGGAGTGGTTCGTGACTTCACCGGCCACGGCATCGGTCGCTCCTTCCACAGCGGGCTGGTCATTCTGCACTACGACGAGCCATCGGTGCAGACCGTCCTGGAACCCGGCATGACCTTCACCATCGAGCCGATGATCACGCTCGGCACCCACGAGTACGACATCTGGGACGACGAGTGGACGGTGACGACCCG
- a CDS encoding type II toxin-antitoxin system VapC family toxin, whose translation MIYFDSSALIKLIAPDPESRVLSEWVQHNWNHPRVTSAVSKVDVLRSFRDMGPAAEDLASIVVSKIEQLPVRQEILDNASELGFPLGSVEAIHLASASQSREGLHAFVSYDPVMLEAAQKAGLATASPGAE comes from the coding sequence GTGATTTACTTCGATTCCTCGGCCTTGATCAAACTGATCGCCCCCGACCCGGAGAGCAGGGTGCTGAGCGAGTGGGTGCAGCACAACTGGAACCATCCCCGGGTCACCAGCGCGGTCTCGAAGGTGGATGTGCTGCGTTCGTTCCGCGACATGGGTCCGGCGGCGGAGGATCTGGCGTCGATCGTCGTGTCGAAGATCGAGCAGCTTCCGGTGCGCCAGGAGATCCTGGACAACGCGAGTGAACTGGGGTTCCCGCTCGGTTCGGTCGAGGCGATCCATCTCGCTTCTGCCTCCCAGTCGCGGGAGGGCCTGCACGCGTTCGTTTCGTATGATCCCGTGATGCTGGAGGCGGCGCAGAAGGCCGGCTTGGCCACGGCGTCCCCCGGAGCCGAATGA